Below is a genomic region from Melitaea cinxia chromosome 20, ilMelCinx1.1, whole genome shotgun sequence.
ATAAGGTGGAAGCCTTACCACTTTATGTCCATGCGCCTCCAACATTACATCGGCTTCATAAACAGGCGGTTGTTTGTGCtcctttattatttgaaatagctGGGCTTTTACCATACTTGGCAAGTAAGAAAGACCATTACTTGTTATCCAGTTTTGCATTTCTGTCTTTCTGCTTGACATTGTTGGTGCTTTGTTAAGCTGCACTGTGTGGTAGGAGGCGTTATCCATCACCACAATTGATTGAGGAGGCAGATTTGGTATAAGCTTTTCATTAAGCCACTTATTAAAATTCGTCTTATTCATATCGTCGTGATAGTCGGCCGTTTGTGACTGAGATCTGAAGATCAGTTGAGCATTGGGTATGAAACCCATAGCACCACCTGCGTGGACGATAATCCAACGTGGCCCTTTGGAATCTGATGATAATACACCTTCTTCTTGCTCGCTTTGCCAACATTTTCCAGCGCAATATGTTGAATGTATATATGTCTCGTCCAAATATACAACTGGGCGCTGGTTTCCGAGACGATTATTTCGCAATTCTTCCAGGTATCGATAACGCCAGGCGACAATATCGTATCTCTCCATTAGAACTTTTCTTTTGgatccacattttttaaaataaaatcccaTATCTTTCATTATTCTCCACAAAGTGGTACGACTTCCTTTGAAATTTATCTCGCTTCGCATTTCATGCAATAACTTTGTTAGAGTGGGCAACTCCTTTTTTACGGAATAAAATTCATGTATTTTATGCCTTATAGCACACCGGTCGAAGTCATCCAGTTCGATTCTTTTAGGCCAGGGGCCGGTTTTGCGTGGTGTTGAAACCTTGGTCGAAGTGCTGGCTGCGAACTCACCTTCTTTAGTGATTTTAGACACGGTTTTTTCGGATAtacctaaaacaaaaaaattcggtatattgattattttttttttaaatatgcggTTTATCTATTGTCAAAGTAATACGTAAACCAACATTAGACACAAGTGCACATGCTTGCCTaggtcttaaaaataattaccgttaaaaaaaatgttagtttaaGTGAGGAAATTATTATCTGCTACTGGTAACCCTATTTGACTAACCTGTCATGGCGGCGACACGAGCCTGAACACATCTTAAAGGAATTAATGGGGCATTATTACGTTTTTCACGTTCACAAAATGTCTTCACCTTTAACACCATCATTTTTTCATCACTTTTCAAAGTTTTGGGCATGATTTCAGtcaaaaatcaaatgaaaataaacaaaatctgCGGTTGCGTCTTCTCGTTGCAATGAATTTGACAGAGAGTGGAGTTCAGTGGGGCCAACGTAACGCCATAGGAACTATTCGATGAAACGCACTATATATAAGCTTCTTGTTCACGGGTCACACACAACATAATTCATAACAACAAAAAGGATaggaacataatatatatatgtgtgtatataattatgcaaTAATTCCTtgtgttgtaaatttttaaatttgtatataactacaaatttttaatttatattttaaactgtgAAAAGTGTGAAATGAAAAGAAACCTGATACCTATTCTCAGAAACAGCCAATGAAACATTTTATCTATGATGGAACAGCTGATTATGATTTACGAGATCTGTCAAATTTATTGATAACCTAAGATTAAAcaaatgttttgtttgttaatttcctacatattatgatttaattagTTACTTAAAAAATGGACCTTGAAGTTAACTTGCaagctaatattaaaaatagcagtACACCATCACCATTTgggaaagttttaatttatacaacagGTGGATTAGCTTTGGGCGTCAGTGTGATATGTATACCATTCGTGTCGCCTGCCTTTAGAAAATTCTGTCTGCCCTACGTGCCAGCTACCAACAACCAGTTGCACGGAGTTACGACGGCATTAAAAGGTCGAACAGGTCGATTACTTGACGTAGGTTCCGGTGACGGCAGAATCGTATTTACAGCTGCTAGATTAGGATTTAAAGCTGATGGAGTCGAATTAAACCTGATCTTAGTATATTACTCACGACTTGCGTCTATTTTAAACaaccaatataataaaacaaaattttatagatGTAATTTGTGGAAATTTGACTTAGTGCCAtacaataatattgttatatttggtGTTGAACAAATGATGCAAGAGTTTGAGAAAAAACTTTTGCGAGAAGTGAACGATGGAACA
It encodes:
- the LOC123663445 gene encoding uncharacterized protein LOC123663445 yields the protein MGFIPNAQLIFRSQSQTADYHDDMNKTNFNKWLNEKLIPNLPPQSIVVMDNASYHTVQLNKAPTMSSRKTEMQNWITSNGLSYLPSMVKAQLFQIIKEHKQPPVYEADVMLEAHGHKVVRLPPYHCDLNPIELIWSVLKRRIAEKNLGQEANKIVQITEEAFATITEVEWRKECEHVKKLEEKYYVDGQVIDREMDRFIIEVGDDSDTSDDEDDMEDEDDDDLLGISPLDEHLLPDHNYNKNY
- the LOC123663377 gene encoding ATP synthase subunit C lysine N-methyltransferase encodes the protein MDLEVNLQANIKNSSTPSPFGKVLIYTTGGLALGVSVICIPFVSPAFRKFCLPYVPATNNQLHGVTTALKGRTGRLLDVGSGDGRIVFTAARLGFKADGVELNLILVYYSRLASILNNQYNKTKFYRCNLWKFDLVPYNNIVIFGVEQMMQEFEKKLLREVNDGTVVVACRFPLPNMVPIETIGHGVDTVWKYVVKR